The DNA sequence TCGTGTTTCGGATATGCTGGGGGATTGCAGGTAGATGTTGTTATTGAGCCGCAGCGCACCGTGTGCCCTCCTGTCCTGTCTTTGCCCGGTACCGGAcacagctcacacacacatacacacttgcACACTTGCACGCTTCTCCGCGAGCTCCGGCTATCGCACACGGCTCTAGCAGCGAGACGGAGAAGAGGCAGAACGTAATCAGCACCGACCTCGGCGACGAAATCTGGAAGTTGGATCAGCGACGTTTGCTGCGTGGTGCGGTGTCACGCCTGGCGGAAGTCACTGGAACACGTCGacgtttgttttacttttgttgATTGCTGCTGGCGAACGCCTCGCTGCCCCTGTTTCACGATATTCCCGACACACAATCACTCACacaccactcacacacaatgCACGAGTTGCTCCCCCCGTGCTCGAAGCGTCACGGCGAACGGACCAGAAGGGCAAACGGGGATGGGAGTGGGAAGGAACAATCGAAATAACAGACGTGCGCGcctgtgtgtgcctgtgctcTGCTCCTTCTGCTATTGCAGGGCTGGCTGGctgatgttttttcttcttctttttgtttattgGCTGCTGCTCtcccaccacccaccaccGTTCCGTTGCACCGTTCGTTGTGAAAAATCGCGGGGTCTAAGCGGACCAAACCGGACCAGAAACTCGGCCTCCCAGCGTGCAGACACACGAGCGTGGTGGAATGGGCTCAGAATCCTGGCTACAGTGGCCGTGCTAATCGCCTGCTAGATTTGAACTGCCAAGCGCACCCGTACCACAGCCCACATCCCTCTCACTCACTGACTGTCTTTCTAtacagctctctctctctatctctctctgtcgctctttttacacaataaaacgtgtatgcgtgtgtgtgcgcgagctGATTAAAGGTTTACGTGTGCGAAACAAAGAGCGGACGGTTTCTCCAGCGACGTGGGGCGGCGGGTTTTGGCACCCCTGCTATTGTTTTCGTCCGGTTCGCGACGTCGCCAACTGTCAATTGGCGAACGTGAACAACTTCCAAAGCGCAACTGTCAAAACTGTTGTAATCAGCCTCCGGGACGAAACCgaggcgcgcgcgtgtgtgctgGAAAACAGATCTTCAAatgaaatttaacaaaaaaatggagattTATGGTCTGGAAGTTTGCATGCTGTGTACTAgtgatgagaaaaatgaagtctggaatcgattccagatagGAGGTCTGGAATCAGTTTCctgaatcgattctggaatcgattccagatagGAGGTCTGGAATCAGTTTCctgaatcgattctggaatcgactGCGAAATTGGTTCCAGAATCAGCTCGAGAATTGGATtcggctctggaattggttccggaatcggaatcgattctgcaTTTGAAATCAGCTCCAGAATaaactccgaaatcagaatcggcttcgaaacggtgtcggtttcggcatctccatgAAAATAGGTGTTTGGGCCCAATGATGCTGCGTTTTGATAGCCAATTCAATTTCGGGAGTCCATCCTGATTCCTTAACCGGGGGTAAATGCGATTCCCAGGTCAATTCCGAATCCGGAGCCGACTGCGAAATTGGCTTCGAAGTCAACTGCGGAATCGACTCGGAAGTCAACTCGAATcagctctggaatcggctccagagttgactccggaatcagctccagagtcgactccggaatcgactccggattcGGCTCTagagttgactccggaatcagctccagAGTCGACTCCGAAGTCATCTGTGGAATCGTCTctagaatcggctccggaatcggctccggaatcgactccggaatcggctccagagttgactccggaatcagctccagAGATTTcgacttcggaatcggcttcgaagtcaactccggaatcgataccggaatcgacttcggaattggttccggaacacggaatcggaatcgggtaggtccgattccgagttCCCACCAATACTGTGTACGCCACCATTTAAATCGGGTCCCAAGTTTTGTACATTGCTGCTGTAGCCTGTCATCATCGGTTACCGTTTCGTCACCAGCGGGGACAGCTCATTCGAAACGGAGTGAGCCCGCACGAACCGCAGCGCTATCGCGGGGTCATAACTGATAGCGAGCGTGGCAGCGTGCCGGTAACCACACTATATCAGCCCGGCTCTGCTGATACGGCGGATCGTGTTTCGATTTCAATCTCTTTCCCCGTTCCATAGGAAAGCCTTTAACCATCCTTTCCTTAGCATCCGAGCATGGTTCAGAACCCGATAGCGGTGTGTTGTACAtgtatacatacatatatattttaaacttGCATTATTGCTAACCCTAACACGcgttttcttgtttgtttgctccTTTCTACAGCATCTGAAGCTTATCTTTCTTCCTGCCCAATACTGTGAACACGCTCGCTCACGTGCTGGGATGGTGATGGTCGGAGATTTTCGGCGTGCGTGCCCCGTGTCGAGGATGAAGCGCGTTCGGGGCGGGTTCGCAAAAAGCGCACATGACTCAAACCTTACCCGCCACACACAGGCTCCTGGTGAACATGGTTGTGGCTCTCGTGTTCGAGAGCGCTGTGAGGCCTTACCGGCAGCTCCAACCCGTAGCTCCTCTGCACGCTGTGAATAGATAAGAAACTTAATCATGAAACGAGTTGCTTTCATTGCTTTGCTGGGATTTTCTTAATAGAGAAATGTACatactttttcttttatttttattttttgttgtgccaaacacgCTTGCCGTgaacggttgttgtgcaaaGCTGGGGGAGGGCGCGCAAACAggcgattttcatcaacaatgATACGAGTATAAGCGTTGGTACACACAGCTggtaattaaatattttttttttgttgccggcTAGCATTTTGTCGTTTTCCCTTtaactctctctctatgtccCTACTCtctttccatcgtttttttctctctcacggACACGGCTTCTTATTGTGTGCGTAGAGCCCATCGCTCTCGTTTAAGCATATAAGTACACTTAATAATTTATCGCAGGTCAATCACTCGGGCCGCCACGTTGTCGCTCAGTACGATGTGTTGAGCTTCCTGAAACACAGCGCAGAAGAGAGGTAACGAGTTAGAGAATTGACCTGGGAATCACAATTTGCTCCGAaaacggaatcagaattgactccagaattggaattagctccgggaTGAGAATCaattcttgaattgaaataagaagtttcagaaacTAATTTGCCCGATAATCTTCCGTGTggatggatcgtttacaagtaaattttgattctttgcggctatcaattCGTAGCACCATAGGCtccaaacgcctattcttgTGGAGATACCGAAACCGACTCCATTTCGAAGCCacttccgattccggagccaatttcTATTCCGGacctgattctgattccggggCCGAATTCGATTAAGGAATCGATTCAGAAAACTGATTCCAGACCTACTACattaggtgaccgctaactgagaggtaaACATGCTCCAGTTAGTGAACAATGtccgctaactggagtgacgtttctatgaatttattgttttcattgtcGTTGACTCGAATAAACAtcccaaacttttttttttcatttatgttgatagtaattcattaattcattaataacaaacaaaagagCCCAAATTTGTGTGAAACATGAACATTTTCGATGAATATATCTTCATGCGATTCCGgatgtttcgtgtttttttttaaactgaaaatcactcaagttaaaacacatccagtttgtggtgttttttttccggaatcgattccgacggaaacttcatttttctcatcacTAGTTCGAAAGCAACGCTAACGCTTACCGTAAACAGTGGCTGACCGGCGGGATGGGGATGGAATCCCGTCTGCCGGCACTGCGATATCGAATCCATCCCGTGCGGTGTGAGGTTGAAAAAGCCAGTTCTGTAAAGGTGGACAGAATTAATCATGGCAAAGGGTCGAAGAAAAAAGTGCCATTGGAAGCGTGTGTGGTGCGCCCTTACTCTCGATACTTTGGCGAACAGACGATCGCGATCGCTTCCTCCAGCATCAGCTGGTAGGAGCAATGGGTGTGCAGGTCGACCGACGAAAGAAATGCCGTCTGCGACGGGTGCGTCTGAAACGGTAGcgaaacaatgcaaacaaataGGCTCAAGGGAAATAGACGAAAAAGCGCCGCCCAGCTTCATCGGCACCACCCTTACATGTATCCACCCGAGCGTGATGAGATTGTGCCGGTCCTGCACGACCGCAATCTCCTCCTCGTTCATCGTGTTGCAGCTGTCCGAGGTGCCGCTCTGCTTTGGAAATATCACATGGGTAATGGTGAAGCGGGCCTGCACCAGGCTACCCGCCAGTATCGCGCATGTTTCCAGGTTGGCGGCCGTGTTGGCGGCGGCCAGCTCGAGAAACTTTTGCATCGTGTCGGTCGGCACGACGATCGACCGGAACCCGCCGCCCGCTGTAGCACCGATCGGTGCGGTCGGTTTCAGCGCCCGGTCGAACCGGCGGCCGTCCTCGCCGGCAAGCAGCAGTCCGGTGCCGGGCAATCCGGTCGCCTGGCTGCGGTCGGTCAGGAAGTCGCTCGGGTACAGCACCTGATCGATCAGCTTCGCGTCCGTGTCAGTGATGACGGCCACGTGGCTCGGTGGGGCGCTCGGCGCGTACGACGTGGTGGGCTGCTGGTCTGCCGATTTTGCTGCAGCCGTTGCggctgccgccgctgctgctgctgccgctgccgccgcagCTGCCTTCCGCGCCTCGCCTTCCCTTTCCTCCTGATCGGCCTGCAGCTGGAGCTGCTTCAGGTACAGCCGATACTCGGTGGTGTACTTCTCCAGCAGCTTCGACCGGATCTCTTCCGCCCGTGGCATGATTTTCTTAATCTTCTCCTTCGTCTGCTGCTTGTCCGCCGGGGGCACCGACCTGTACCCCGGGTGCTCCAGTATCAGCTCGACGAAGATCGTCACAAACCGCAGATAGAAGGTGAACGCTTTCTCCAGGTTACCTTCGCGCAGCGAACGGTCCGCCGTCTCGACGATCTGGTTGCCGGAGCGGTAGTACCGATTGATCGGCATGGTCGGATCGATGGACACCCGCTGGCTGTCCGCGACGAGCTTCTGGAGCCGCTGGTGCGGCTCGATCGGTCCCATCTCGACCGGGTGCGACTGTTTCTGGGCGGCGGACATCTTCCTGGCGCGGGCCAACGCGAATACGAACGGGACTGGCTAGCGGCGCTGTGGTTGGGCGTCACGGCGGGTGgagctgcttttttttcgttctgaCTGAGGGGCCCTCGCTTACCTTTCGGGGTCGATTACTCACTGGCCACAGGTGCCATGGTGTGTCGTGGGCGGAATGCACAGCCACAAGGGTGTATGGGGCGGCGGAATGAATCCTCTTCGCGGAGCTGCCGCAGTGACAAATGCATCTGactcaaaacaacaacaaaccaatgTGTCAGTTGCGTGCGATGCAGCCTGTAAGGGAGGTGGgggtagtttcgacaccttaggccgaaaatacacggaccggaatttcgcggccgcggaattccgccTGCTGTCAAACTCATATACAAAGTGTCAAcggcaaggaccgtaaagatatcaagTCAAGTTAtaggcccgttttgacagctaggtggaagaagaatcgacgaagaaaactgacagttagttttccgcgtttggcgaacgcttcaagttctcgaaggaaaatttccattttaaatcacgggctgtgttctaataaactaaaatattcacccaaattgatctccaccaaatattgaccatgcaaaacgtaaacaatccatcaatacatatacaagcggaaaaccatctgtcaaaatcggagccctgggggggatcgccaaaagcgctataactacacctcattttacattccaccttggtcAACGGCTACTTTTCCGAACTGTcatatccatacatttttcagcagGCGGAATTCGGCGTGGCCGCAAAAATTAAGGTCCGTATATTTTCGGCCTTAAGGTTTTCTCCTGATTGCGATACTTTTGCCATTGTAAACTTATTAGTTAACATCGGAAAAGCTTTTTTAACTCACTATGTTCCATCTTACGAGAAACTTCCCAAAttgccagctcgtactttatagctgatttagggctgtttaacgaaaaatcgttccgatgtcgtactttgtggctgattaagagatagacggtactttgcggaactatggtactctttggaactttgcggctgattagcactatgtgtagggttcatggtggaacttgaaggcttgttaagaaagcgtaccgaacttggtggaactttatagctttttaatgcatgacatcggtacaaggtggctcttgtcaaagtgtcaaagacggacgcggGCAATAATCTCAGTACAAGGTTCCTGAGAGTATCACGTacttgttaaaaagctccatacccaaatagccagctcgtactttatagctgatttagggctgtttaacgaaaaatcgttccgatgtcgtactttgtggctgattaagagatatacggtactttgcggaactatggagctttttaacaggcacatggtactctttggaactttgcggctgattagcactatgtgtagggttcttgatggaacttgaaggcttgttaagaaagggtactgaacttggtgaaactttatagctttttaatgcatgacatcggtacgagatggctcttgtcaaagtgtcaaagacggacgccggcaatagtctcattgctgctgcacaaggtagattcgttaattgaagaatgaatattgagtgaagtgattgtgaattatcagtaaattgtgtaaaattttgtgtaattgatcaatacaaaagattaaaaaatatacatatgtgtttaaacgaaaaaaatcttgttgtttatttcatcgatgacgcttgcttgaaaataaaacacaaagaaaaataatccctggcatcgtggcataaggaagctgcttaggcgctgtttgaaagacccacatagaactttgatgctgtttatctactgcaaaaggcgaattagagcagcgatctttagcgtgccaaaatgagctgcttaagcaattctggctatttgggtagttccgcaaagtaccgtctatctcttaatcacccCCAAAGTACgtcatcggaacgatttttcgttaaacagccagGAATCAGCTAGAAAGTACGGGCTGGCTATTTGAGCTATATCTACTAAAATGGCAAGGTGTCGAACCAACCCTGACTTCCCTTATGTTGGTTTTCACGGTGTCGTTTTTTGCAAgttgataatttatttttgtcttttttaactgattttggttgcaaaagaaagaaagaaacaatgaGTATTACAATTTATAATCCAACTAACGATAGCAACTGTTTGTGTGGAAGAAACAATCCCTTGCGAACGGGATTGCAATGCGAGAAATGTCTTTGCGCTCTGGAATTGTGCATGTTTGGCCCGAAATAAATCTTCAAACTGTTGAAATGCATAAACTAtctgtaaaaaataatttctacACAGCAGCACTGAAGATTGACGATTTGAACTAAACTGTCTGCATTGCATGTTTCTATATATCTTGAACCTAGCTCTGCATACATCTTGTGCATCATCATGTGACAGCTTGCGGGAATATTTTCTCCGCTAGAGGACGCTGCCTGCCCGTGCACTCTGTAggtctcgctctctctcccgcACCTTTTCGTCTGTCCGTACACCTGTGCTCTCGTTCTCCCGCACAGCCTCAGTCAACGACCTACGGGCAAGGGAAACAATGTCAGTT is a window from the Anopheles merus strain MAF chromosome X, AmerM5.1, whole genome shotgun sequence genome containing:
- the LOC121588232 gene encoding STAM-binding protein-like A, which encodes MSAAQKQSHPVEMGPIEPHQRLQKLVADSQRVSIDPTMPINRYYRSGNQIVETADRSLREGNLEKAFTFYLRFVTIFVELILEHPGYRSVPPADKQQTKEKIKKIMPRAEEIRSKLLEKYTTEYRLYLKQLQLQADQEEREGEARKAAAAAAAAAAAAAAATAAAKSADQQPTTSYAPSAPPSHVAVITDTDAKLIDQVLYPSDFLTDRSQATGLPGTGLLLAGEDGRRFDRALKPTAPIGATAGGGFRSIVVPTDTMQKFLELAAANTAANLETCAILAGSLVQARFTITHVIFPKQSGTSDSCNTMNEEEIAVVQDRHNLITLGWIHTHPSQTAFLSSVDLHTHCSYQLMLEEAIAIVCSPKYRETGFFNLTPHGMDSISQCRQTGFHPHPAGQPLFTEAQHIVLSDNVAARVIDLR